The Desulfatibacillum aliphaticivorans DSM 15576 sequence TTGGTTTTGGGCGGCGGGGACGCCTGAAGCCATTGTTCCTTTTCGAAAAAGACGCGCTTTTGCGAGTGATATTCCGGGGCGCATCTTGTCGGAAGCGGGCGTAAAATAAGGAGTTACGCGCCCTTTTTGATAAGATAAGGCGCCGAACCGCGTTGACAAGGGGAGACGGGGAGGAACTTCAGGTTTTCCCGCGCACGGCCTGGGTTCGGCGACCAAATTTTCAATAAAAGCCCGGAGGTATAAAGCGGGCGAGAGCAGGTATTCAGTTGGATCTATTTGATATTATAGAAAAAAGGCAGGGACGCATCCTTGACAAGTGGCAGGACCGGGTTCTGTCCACTTATTCGCCGGATGCCTACCGGTTGTTCAAGCATAAAAAGGACCCGTTCGCAAATCCTGTGGGCAGCACTTTGAAAAAGGGGCTGGAAAGCCTGCTTGATTTGCTTCTGGGGGAGGGCGACGTACGGGAAAAAGCGGTGGAATTGCTGGAGGATTCCATGAAAGTCCGGGCTGTACAGGATTTTTCGCCGTCGAACGCGGTCGGTTTTTTGTTTGAGCTCAAGGGAGTGATCCGGGAGCAGGTTGGCAAGGACCTGTCCAACCTGGAGGAGAGGCCCGATTGGTCCGCCCTTGATTCCAAGATCGACGC is a genomic window containing:
- a CDS encoding RsbRD N-terminal domain-containing protein; translated protein: MDLFDIIEKRQGRILDKWQDRVLSTYSPDAYRLFKHKKDPFANPVGSTLKKGLESLLDLLLGEGDVREKAVELLEDSMKVRAVQDFSPSNAVGFLFELKGVIREQVGKDLSNLEERPDWSALDSKIDAIALAGFDVFMECRERLNRIRVNEVRNLSYKAMKRANLVCDLSEIPDDPDGETVN